The following coding sequences are from one Nymphalis io chromosome 5, ilAglIoxx1.1, whole genome shotgun sequence window:
- the LOC126768418 gene encoding vitamin K-dependent gamma-carboxylase codes for MYKKLLVPCGQIRTWAESLYTSLDGKFQEQFDLHLKEITVKKLSDYLHKPVDSSSLAVTRILFGLAMLFDIPDERGGAVMEKRWGDPMICHFPLVPIVKAIPMPFMTLVYAALWLGALGITLGYKYRLSASVFTLCYWYLFLIEKSYWNNHSYLFGIVALLLATTEANCYWSLDSHMDISRVKQTVPYWNYFILKYQFFILYFMAGMKKGTAEWLTGYSVQNLSEHWVFSPFKLFLTVPQTDYLIVHWFVFAFDISVAIWMMWSRTRHVAMVFCALFHLMNSRLFRIGMFPWVCLATMPLFYSFDWPKTIMCYAEKPLSKVKGGICKYLHKFKLHTTTGRKSNATAEITKDYDNKQEHIDDKINELNVDDLEEKLGNEKIPAKDEKVFKDNEISDVKNDLANTSEEDGNRRKYITFVFVVLHVLSQAFLPYSHFITKGYNNWTNGLYGYSWDMMVHTWEIESVIVKVVDNENKEEFYVDPYIYSPNDRWTRHGDMVYQYARCLKDNLLKQFVRNEDSSRRKVISKNISIYVDVWCSMNGRFTQRMFDSKTDLLNISWSPFEPISYLMPLLDEALPWRSLLYEIKEGVHTWNNYSDVTFIADFPDYYQEKFIPIELTNVTMTILKGMVSFEPEVKKFSQGQSFKLDKGNRVKLDPGTFHRVLTIGTEPAFYMYTFANRSESNFKDSASNPKLPVGHELMRRFNNMIKFANIVISNIYLMFFQRCQ; via the exons ATGTACAAAAAGTTGTTAGTCCCTT GTGGACAAATAAGGACATGGGCCGAATCCTTATACACAAGCTTAGATGGAAAATTTCAAGAACAGTTCGatttacatttgaaagaaaTTACTGTTAAAAAACTTTCTGATTACTTACACAAGCCCGTGGACTCTTCGAGTTTAGCGGTCACAAGGATTTTATTtg GTCTTGCGATGTTATTCGATATCCCAGATGAGCGAGGAGGTGCTGTAATGGAAAAACGTTGGGGCGATCCGATGATATGTCATTTTCCTCTCGTTCCTATCGTGAAGGCTATTCCGATGCCTTTTATGACATTAGTCTACGCAGCACTTTGGCTCG GAGCTTTAGGCATAACTTTAGGATACAAGTATCGTTTGAGTGCATCAGTATTCACTTTATGCTACTGGTATTTATTTCTGATTGAAAAGAGCTACTGGAATAATCACAGTTACTTATTCGGCATTGTCGCCTTGCTGCTCGCCACGACTGAGGCCAACTGCTATTg gtcGTTAGACTCGCACATGGATATCTCTCGGGTGAAGCAAACAGTGCCATATTGGAATTACTTTATTCTGAAATACcagtttttcattttatactttatGGCGGGCATGAAGAAAGGCACGGCGGAATGGTTGACTGGGTATTCCGTGCAGAATCTTAGTGAGCACTGGGTATTTAGCCCCTTCAA ATTATTTCTTACCGTCCCTCAAACCGACTATCTAATAGTACATTGGTTCGTTTTCGCTTTCGACATAAGCGTGGCGATCTGGATGATGTGGTCTCGAACTCGTCATGTAGCTATGGTCTTCTGCGCTCTCTTCCACCTAATGAACAGCAGGCTCTTTAGAATAG gcATGTTTCCGTGGGTGTGTTTAGCAACGATGCCGTTGTTTTATTCGTTTGACTGGCCAAAAACTATTATGTGCTATGCGGAAAAACCTTTATCGAAAGTAAAAGGAGGAATTTGTAAATATCTGCACAAGTTCAAACTTCATACAACAACCGGTCGTAAAAGTAATGCTACTGCTGAGATAACAAAAGATTATGATAATAAACAGGAACATATTGATGATAAAATCAATGAACTGAATGTCGATGATTTAGAAGAAAAATTAGGTAATGAAAAAATACCTGCTAAAGATGAAAAAGTTTTCAAAGACAATGAAATATCCGATGTTAAAAACGACTTGGCCAATACATCTGAAGAAGATGGTAATCGGcggaaatatattacatttgtatttGTAGTATTACATGTGCTGTCTCAAGCATTCCTGCCATATTCGCATTTTATCACAAag GGTTATAACAATTGGACGAATGGGCTATACGGTTATTCTTGGGATATGATGGTCCATACATGGGAAATTGAATCAGTTATTGTCAAAGTCGTGGATAATGAAAACAAAGAAGAGTTTTATGTTGACCCTTACATTTACTCCCCTAACGACAGATGGACAAGACATGGTGATATGGTATACCAATATGCCAGGTGTTTGAAAGACAATTTATTAAAGCAATTCGTCCGAAACGAAGATTCAAGTCGTAGGAAggttatttctaaaaatatttcgatttatgTCGATGTTTGGTGTTCGATGAATGGCAGATTCACGCAACGCATGTTTGATTCTAAAACGGATTTGTTGAATATATCTTGGTCTCCATTTGAGCCGATATCATACCTCATGCCGCTACTCGATGAAGCATTACCTTGGAGAAGtctattatatgaaattaaggAAGGCGTCCATACATGGAACAACTACAGTGATGTGACGTTTATTGCTGATTTTCCGG attaTTATCAAGAAAAGTTTATTCCAATCGAGCTAACGAATGTTACGATGACTATATTAAAAGGAATGGTGTCATTTGAACCCGAAGTAAAAAAGTTTTCACAAGGACAATCTTTTAAGCTAGACAAAGGAAACCGTGTCAAGCTGGATCCTGGAACGTTCCATAGAGTTCTAACTATCGGGACCGAACCAgcattttatatgtatacgtTTGCTAATAGATCAGAATCAAACTTTAAAGATTCAGCGTCTAATCCGAAACTGCCTGTCGGGCATGAATTGATGAGACgctttaataatatgattaaatttgcAAACATTGTCATCTCAAACATATACCTTATGTTTTTTCAACGgtgtcaataa